A region from the Gemmatimonadota bacterium genome encodes:
- the rplJ gene encoding 50S ribosomal protein L10, translated as MKRSVKEQFVSDLQGRIDPTTVLYLTDFSGLDVASMTELRRQLRATGAQFVVVKNRLAQRALAELDVPGLTEHLKGPTGVVISPTDAVEPARALTEFAKTHDERPVFKVGVVEGSLVDAAAIKRIATLPSREQLLAELAGAFQAPLSAFVGVLEALTREMAGLLEALKQIKE; from the coding sequence ATGAAGCGCTCGGTGAAGGAACAGTTCGTCTCTGACCTCCAAGGGCGCATCGATCCTACGACGGTGCTCTACCTGACGGATTTCAGCGGGCTCGATGTGGCGTCCATGACCGAGTTGCGCCGTCAGTTGCGGGCGACCGGTGCCCAGTTCGTGGTCGTCAAGAACCGCCTGGCGCAGCGCGCTCTGGCGGAGCTCGACGTGCCGGGACTGACGGAGCACCTGAAAGGGCCCACGGGCGTGGTGATCAGCCCCACCGATGCGGTGGAACCCGCCCGGGCGCTGACAGAGTTCGCGAAAACCCATGACGAACGGCCGGTCTTCAAGGTCGGTGTCGTGGAAGGCTCTCTGGTGGATGCGGCTGCGATCAAGAGGATCGCGACCCTGCCGTCCCGAGAGCAGCTGTTGGCCGAGTTGGCGGGTGCTTTCCAGGCGCCCCTGTCGGCATTCGTGGGAGTGCTGGAGGCATTGACCCGAGAGATGGCGGGGCTGTTGGAAGCCCTGAAGCAGATCAAGGAGTAG
- the rplK gene encoding 50S ribosomal protein L11, with amino-acid sequence MAKKITGYIKLQVPAGAANPAPPVGPALGQHGVNIMEFCKQFNARTQGQPGMIIPVVITVYADRSFTFITKTPPAAVLLKKAAGIPKGAGVPNRDKVGKVTQAQLREIAELKMPDLNANDVEAAMRMIAGTARSMGLEVEV; translated from the coding sequence ATGGCGAAGAAGATCACAGGATACATCAAGCTCCAGGTGCCCGCGGGTGCCGCGAACCCGGCGCCCCCGGTGGGGCCGGCGCTCGGCCAGCACGGCGTCAACATCATGGAGTTCTGCAAGCAGTTCAACGCGCGGACGCAGGGTCAGCCCGGGATGATCATCCCGGTGGTGATCACCGTGTATGCGGACCGTTCGTTCACCTTCATCACCAAGACGCCTCCAGCGGCCGTGCTGCTGAAGAAGGCGGCCGGCATCCCCAAGGGCGCCGGTGTCCCGAACCGGGACAAGGTGGGAAAGGTGACGCAGGCCCAGCTCCGCGAGATTGCCGAGCTCAAGATGCCCGACCTGAACGCCAACGATGTCGAAGCTGCCATGCGGATGATCGCGGGCACGGCGCGCTCCATGGGGTTGGAGGTCGAAGTCTGA
- the secE gene encoding preprotein translocase subunit SecE, giving the protein MAAEQGSRSLVQNTRSFVEDCWAELHKVTWPDWPQTRNATWVIILFVVLVSAVIWVMDLVARGGINMILSIFGAA; this is encoded by the coding sequence ATGGCTGCCGAACAGGGAAGTCGTTCGCTCGTCCAGAACACCCGGTCCTTCGTGGAGGACTGCTGGGCCGAGTTGCACAAGGTCACGTGGCCCGACTGGCCTCAGACCCGCAACGCGACCTGGGTGATCATTCTGTTCGTGGTGCTGGTCTCGGCCGTGATCTGGGTGATGGATCTGGTGGCCCGAGGCGGCATCAACATGATCCTGAGCATCTTCGGCGCGGCCTGA
- the rpoB gene encoding DNA-directed RNA polymerase subunit beta: MGTRIESRPTLSFAKLPSIMEMPNLLDVQVESFEKLAQPTPESELQWDFGLDRVFGEIFPISDVNENFTLEYVTASLGEPKYSVEECIERDMTFAAPLKATLRLIVWEDLEDGERRPRDIIEKEVYLGDLPLLTELGTFIINGAERVVVSQLHRSPGVVFEESVHPNGSKLFSARIIPFRGSWVEFTIDINDICYVHIDKKKKFPATALLRAFGYGNNDSIYRLFFTTETVAIADEADSKRLIGSVLAAEVADPETGELLAEISDEIDDTLAGRLLRAGIAKVEIYSSAQGGARGESPIVRNTIRKDPTSSEEEALYAIYSLLRPGEAPNVETARIALERVFFNPKRYDLGRVGRYKINQRLGVSAPAATTVLTRDDFAAILRYLIELTEGRGFTDDIDHLGNRRVRTVGELIANQLSVGLSRMARLVKERMSINTDPEKINIDDLVNARTVSAVVQAFFGSSQLSQFMDQTNPLAELTHKRRLSALGPGGLTRERAGFEVRDVHYSHYGRMCPIETPEGPNIGLITSLTTFSRINELGFVETPYRKVVDGRVTDQIEWLSANEEEEARIAQANAPLNEDGSFRNEFVLCRERGDFPLLKPEAIDYMDVAPDQMVSVAAALIPFLEHDDANRALMGSNMQRQAVPLLYPDAPLVGTGLETKVAMDSGAVITARRGGEIVHVTADEIVVDTGNAKAKEAGAPLARLAQFDRYRLKKFWRTNQDTAINQRPLVRRGQKVAPGHIIADGPSTDRGEIALGRNVLVAFMPWYGYNYEDAIVISEKLVKEDVFTSIHIQELELHVRDTKRGMEEITREIPNVAEESLVDLDERGIVRIGARVKAGDILVGKITPKGETELSPEEKLLTAIFGEKAKDVKDSSLRVPPGMAGTVIDVKIFSRRIDDPLLEKEHGARIGELRQQERDEIQRIAEARGEELVELLDGQTVALCLKKGTVEPLYDEGVKLSRAELAEADLTEIDLTTLKVKNQEVNERIRLLVDEAQRRIDRIREKTEEQIDKVFQPDELPPGVVQLVKVYLAQKRKISVGDKMAGRHGNKGIIARIAPEEDMPFLPDGRPVEIVLNPLGVPSRMNVGQILETHLGWAAQVLGFGAKTPVFQGASEDEVGTLLKLAGLAWAHASLEISGDGPPVSLEDLHSWIEGIAGLPSRREAGSGNGKGNGNGGGPGIGHALDLLDSVDLAKGAGRLVEALKAYLIHAGQELATRRGASLEDRYPAIAALRSAKAKAAGLDAAAAEMLEEAQVLPGGKIWLRDGRSGRRFDFPVTVGAIYMLKLSHLVDDKIHARSIGPYSLVTQQPLAGKAQFGGQRFGEMEVWALEAYGAAHTLQEILTVKSDDVTGRSKVYEAIVKGDNLPEPGIPESFNVLVKELQALGLSVTLGQEE; encoded by the coding sequence TTGGGTACCCGCATTGAGTCTCGTCCGACCCTGAGCTTCGCGAAGCTGCCGTCCATCATGGAGATGCCAAATCTCCTGGACGTGCAGGTCGAGTCCTTCGAAAAGTTGGCTCAGCCCACCCCGGAGTCCGAGCTGCAATGGGACTTTGGCCTGGACCGCGTGTTCGGGGAGATCTTCCCGATCTCCGACGTGAACGAGAACTTCACGCTCGAGTACGTCACGGCCTCACTGGGTGAGCCGAAGTACTCGGTGGAGGAGTGCATCGAGCGCGACATGACGTTCGCTGCGCCGCTCAAGGCCACCCTGCGTTTGATCGTCTGGGAAGACCTCGAGGACGGCGAACGGCGGCCGCGGGACATCATCGAGAAGGAGGTCTACCTCGGTGATCTACCCCTGCTGACCGAGCTTGGCACGTTCATCATCAACGGTGCCGAGCGAGTCGTGGTGAGTCAGTTGCACCGTTCTCCCGGTGTGGTTTTCGAGGAGAGCGTGCATCCGAACGGCTCGAAGCTGTTCAGCGCCAGAATCATCCCGTTCCGGGGGTCGTGGGTCGAGTTCACCATCGACATCAACGACATCTGCTACGTCCATATCGACAAGAAGAAGAAGTTCCCGGCTACGGCCTTGTTGCGGGCCTTCGGCTACGGGAACAACGACAGTATCTACCGCCTCTTCTTCACCACCGAGACGGTAGCCATCGCGGACGAAGCGGATTCCAAGCGACTGATCGGCAGCGTGCTCGCGGCGGAGGTGGCGGATCCCGAGACCGGCGAGCTGCTGGCTGAGATCTCCGACGAGATCGACGACACCCTGGCGGGCCGGCTGCTCCGGGCGGGCATCGCCAAGGTCGAGATCTATTCGAGCGCCCAAGGCGGTGCCCGCGGCGAGAGTCCGATCGTGCGAAACACGATCCGCAAGGACCCCACTAGCAGCGAGGAGGAGGCGCTCTACGCGATCTACTCGCTGCTTCGCCCGGGGGAGGCCCCGAACGTCGAGACCGCGCGCATCGCGTTGGAGCGGGTGTTCTTCAACCCGAAGCGCTACGACCTCGGACGAGTCGGCCGGTACAAGATCAACCAGCGGCTGGGCGTGAGCGCGCCGGCCGCCACCACCGTGCTCACCCGGGACGACTTCGCAGCGATTCTGCGCTATCTGATCGAACTGACCGAGGGTCGGGGCTTCACGGACGACATCGACCACCTGGGCAACCGTCGCGTGCGGACGGTGGGCGAGCTCATCGCCAACCAGCTCTCAGTGGGTCTGTCGCGCATGGCGCGCCTGGTGAAGGAGCGCATGTCGATCAACACCGATCCCGAGAAGATCAACATCGACGACCTGGTCAACGCGCGCACCGTTTCCGCGGTCGTGCAGGCCTTCTTCGGCTCTTCGCAGCTCAGCCAGTTCATGGATCAGACGAATCCGCTGGCAGAGTTGACGCACAAGCGCCGGCTTTCTGCACTGGGCCCGGGAGGACTGACCCGCGAGCGTGCCGGCTTCGAGGTGCGCGACGTGCACTACTCGCACTACGGGCGCATGTGCCCGATCGAGACGCCGGAAGGTCCCAACATCGGGCTGATCACCTCGCTGACCACGTTCTCGCGCATCAACGAGCTCGGGTTCGTGGAGACGCCCTACCGCAAGGTGGTCGACGGTAGAGTCACCGATCAGATCGAGTGGCTGTCGGCCAACGAAGAGGAAGAGGCGCGCATTGCCCAGGCCAACGCGCCTCTGAACGAGGACGGCTCGTTCCGGAACGAATTCGTCTTGTGCAGAGAGCGCGGCGACTTCCCTCTGTTGAAGCCGGAAGCCATCGACTACATGGACGTCGCTCCCGACCAGATGGTGTCGGTGGCCGCGGCGCTGATTCCCTTCCTCGAGCACGACGACGCCAACCGCGCGCTCATGGGCTCCAACATGCAGCGGCAGGCCGTGCCACTCCTCTACCCGGATGCGCCGCTGGTCGGCACCGGGTTGGAGACCAAGGTGGCGATGGATTCGGGCGCGGTGATCACGGCCCGGCGCGGCGGTGAGATCGTGCATGTGACGGCCGACGAGATCGTGGTCGACACGGGGAACGCGAAGGCCAAGGAAGCCGGCGCGCCGCTGGCGCGACTGGCACAGTTCGACCGCTATCGGCTGAAGAAGTTCTGGCGCACCAACCAGGACACGGCCATCAACCAGCGGCCGCTCGTCCGTCGAGGCCAGAAGGTAGCCCCGGGCCACATCATCGCCGACGGTCCCTCCACGGATCGCGGAGAGATCGCACTGGGCCGTAACGTGCTGGTCGCTTTCATGCCCTGGTACGGATACAACTACGAAGACGCGATCGTGATCAGCGAGAAGCTGGTCAAGGAGGACGTCTTCACGTCGATCCACATCCAGGAACTGGAGCTCCACGTTCGCGACACCAAGCGCGGCATGGAGGAGATCACCCGCGAGATTCCCAATGTCGCGGAGGAGAGCCTCGTCGACCTCGACGAGCGCGGCATCGTACGGATCGGCGCGCGCGTGAAGGCCGGCGACATCCTTGTGGGCAAGATCACACCCAAGGGTGAGACGGAGCTGTCGCCGGAGGAGAAGCTCCTCACGGCGATCTTCGGTGAGAAGGCCAAAGATGTGAAGGACTCGTCGCTGCGGGTGCCTCCGGGCATGGCCGGGACGGTGATCGACGTGAAGATCTTCTCGCGCCGGATCGACGACCCTCTCCTCGAGAAGGAGCACGGGGCGCGCATCGGTGAGCTCCGGCAGCAGGAGCGCGACGAGATCCAGCGCATCGCGGAAGCTCGTGGCGAGGAGTTGGTGGAGCTGCTCGACGGCCAGACGGTGGCACTGTGCCTCAAGAAGGGCACCGTGGAGCCCCTCTACGACGAGGGCGTGAAGCTGAGCCGCGCCGAGTTGGCCGAGGCGGATCTCACGGAGATCGACCTCACGACCCTCAAGGTCAAGAATCAGGAGGTCAACGAGCGGATTCGACTGCTGGTGGACGAAGCGCAGCGGCGCATCGACCGTATCCGCGAGAAGACCGAGGAGCAGATCGACAAAGTCTTCCAGCCCGATGAGCTTCCGCCGGGCGTGGTCCAGCTCGTGAAGGTCTACCTGGCCCAGAAGCGAAAGATCTCCGTCGGGGACAAGATGGCGGGCCGGCACGGAAACAAGGGCATCATTGCCCGCATCGCGCCCGAAGAGGATATGCCGTTCCTGCCGGATGGACGTCCGGTGGAGATCGTGCTCAATCCACTGGGCGTGCCGTCCCGCATGAACGTGGGACAGATCCTCGAGACCCACCTGGGCTGGGCGGCGCAGGTCCTGGGCTTCGGTGCCAAGACCCCTGTCTTCCAGGGTGCGTCCGAGGATGAGGTGGGCACGCTTCTGAAGTTGGCCGGGCTGGCCTGGGCGCACGCTTCGCTGGAGATCAGCGGGGACGGCCCGCCCGTGTCGCTCGAGGACCTGCACAGCTGGATCGAGGGCATCGCCGGACTGCCGTCGCGGCGGGAGGCGGGTTCCGGGAACGGCAAGGGAAATGGAAACGGCGGCGGGCCGGGGATCGGCCATGCGTTGGACCTGCTCGACTCGGTCGACCTGGCCAAGGGGGCGGGGCGCTTGGTCGAGGCGCTGAAGGCCTATCTGATCCACGCAGGGCAAGAGCTCGCTACACGCCGCGGTGCGTCGCTGGAAGACCGGTACCCGGCCATCGCGGCGCTTCGCTCCGCGAAGGCGAAGGCTGCCGGGTTGGACGCGGCCGCTGCCGAGATGCTCGAAGAGGCCCAGGTGCTGCCGGGTGGGAAGATCTGGTTGCGGGACGGTCGCAGCGGCCGCCGCTTCGACTTCCCCGTGACGGTGGGCGCCATCTACATGCTGAAGCTGTCCCACCTGGTGGACGACAAGATCCACGCGCGTTCCATCGGGCCCTACTCCCTGGTCACGCAGCAGCCGCTGGCCGGGAAGGCCCAGTTTGGTGGGCAGCGCTTCGGAGAGATGGAGGTGTGGGCGCTCGAGGCCTATGGGGCCGCGCACACGCTGCAGGAGATCCTGACGGTCAAGTCGGACGACGTGACGGGACGCTCCAAGGTGTACGAAGCCATCGTGAAGGGCGACAACCTCCCCGAGCCGGGGATCCCGGAGTCCTTCAACGTGCTGGTCAAAGAGCTCCAGGCCCTGGGGCTCTCGGTAACGCTCGGACAGGAAGAGTAG
- the rpmG gene encoding 50S ribosomal protein L33, which translates to MPRDRITLACTECQERNYTATKNKRLHSERVEHKKYCPRCRTHRVHKETK; encoded by the coding sequence ATGCCGCGCGACCGCATCACGCTCGCCTGCACCGAGTGTCAGGAGCGGAACTACACCGCCACCAAGAACAAGCGGCTGCACTCCGAGCGCGTCGAGCACAAGAAGTACTGCCCTCGGTGCCGGACGCACCGCGTGCACAAAGAAACGAAGTAG
- the rplL gene encoding 50S ribosomal protein L7/L12, with amino-acid sequence MATHQELLDTIGNMTVLELADFVEAFKEKFNVTAVAAPVAAMPGGAAPAAAAEEEKDEFEVVLQSVGDKKIQVIKVIREITGLGLKEAKDLVEGAPSTVKESVSKADAEALKAKLEEVGAGVTLK; translated from the coding sequence ATGGCTACGCATCAGGAGTTGCTCGACACGATCGGGAACATGACGGTCCTCGAGCTCGCCGACTTCGTCGAGGCGTTCAAGGAGAAGTTCAACGTCACCGCCGTCGCCGCCCCGGTGGCCGCGATGCCCGGTGGCGCTGCGCCTGCCGCGGCCGCCGAGGAGGAGAAGGACGAGTTCGAGGTCGTTCTCCAGTCCGTCGGCGACAAGAAGATCCAGGTCATCAAGGTGATCCGCGAGATCACCGGCCTGGGCCTGAAGGAGGCCAAGGACCTGGTTGAGGGCGCACCCTCGACCGTGAAGGAGTCGGTGTCGAAGGCGGACGCCGAAGCCCTCAAGGCCAAGCTCGAGGAAGTGGGCGCCGGCGTCACCCTGAAGTAG
- the rplA gene encoding 50S ribosomal protein L1, translating into MPKRGKKYAEARRRVPAGQRFDASDALDLLKSLSFAKFDETVEVATRLGVDPRKADQVVRGTVVLPNGTGKSVRVLVIAQGEKLKEAEQAGADYAGTEYVQKIKDGWLDFDVAVATPDLMGQVGQLGKILGPRGLMPSPKAGTVTLDVAKAVNEIKAGKIEFRVDKTGNVHAPIGRVSFSRDQLQENLRAFMDSILRAKPSSAKGTYVRSVTVSSTMGPGIAIDPNSFGRAG; encoded by the coding sequence ATGCCGAAACGCGGAAAGAAGTACGCCGAGGCGCGCAGGCGCGTGCCCGCCGGCCAGCGGTTCGACGCGAGTGACGCGCTCGATCTGCTGAAATCCCTCTCCTTTGCGAAGTTCGACGAGACCGTCGAGGTCGCCACCCGCCTCGGGGTCGATCCTCGTAAGGCCGATCAGGTCGTGCGTGGCACCGTCGTCCTTCCGAACGGGACCGGGAAGTCGGTCCGTGTGCTCGTGATCGCCCAGGGCGAGAAGCTCAAGGAGGCGGAGCAAGCGGGGGCCGACTATGCGGGCACCGAATACGTCCAGAAGATCAAGGATGGCTGGCTCGATTTCGACGTTGCTGTGGCCACGCCCGACCTGATGGGGCAGGTGGGGCAGCTCGGGAAGATCCTGGGCCCCCGTGGCCTCATGCCTTCCCCCAAGGCGGGGACGGTGACCTTGGACGTGGCCAAGGCGGTCAACGAGATCAAGGCCGGTAAGATCGAGTTCCGGGTCGACAAGACCGGGAACGTCCACGCTCCCATCGGCCGCGTATCGTTCAGCAGGGATCAGCTACAGGAGAACCTGCGGGCGTTCATGGATTCGATTCTTCGGGCCAAGCCGTCGTCGGCCAAGGGCACGTACGTACGTAGCGTCACGGTCTCCAGCACCATGGGGCCGGGCATCGCGATCGACCCGAACTCGTTCGGGAGGGCCGGCTGA
- the nusG gene encoding transcription termination/antitermination protein NusG: protein MTEPSPDSRWYAVQTYSGHENKVQKLILRKASDEADLGGSDIFDVLVPTQDVVEIKNGKRVTVTRRLYPGYVLVQMLLNEQTQHLINNIQGVIKFVGSGREPQALRDEEMNKILGIKSEEDEEREEIPFHAGQVVEITQGPFTDFSGTVQQVFHDKGKVKVEVSLFGRPTSVELDYTQLRGY from the coding sequence ATGACCGAACCGAGCCCCGATTCCCGCTGGTACGCGGTGCAGACCTATTCGGGTCATGAGAACAAGGTGCAGAAGCTCATTCTCCGGAAGGCGAGCGACGAGGCCGACCTGGGAGGGAGCGACATCTTCGATGTGCTCGTTCCCACGCAGGACGTGGTCGAGATCAAGAACGGGAAGCGAGTGACGGTGACCCGGCGTCTCTATCCCGGATACGTCCTCGTGCAGATGCTGCTCAACGAGCAGACGCAACACCTGATCAACAACATCCAGGGTGTGATCAAGTTCGTCGGGTCGGGGCGTGAGCCCCAGGCGCTGCGCGACGAGGAGATGAACAAGATCCTCGGAATCAAGTCCGAGGAGGACGAGGAGCGGGAGGAGATCCCGTTCCACGCGGGCCAGGTGGTCGAGATCACGCAGGGACCGTTCACCGACTTCTCGGGGACCGTCCAGCAGGTCTTCCACGACAAAGGCAAAGTGAAGGTGGAGGTGTCGCTTTTCGGACGCCCCACCTCGGTGGAGTTGGACTATACCCAGCTTCGGGGCTACTAG